The proteins below are encoded in one region of Nitrospirota bacterium:
- a CDS encoding IPT/TIG domain-containing protein, which yields MWRSSWFMLLGLIGSITLAIPLASAEEPGAMVDGAGFTLYGTESIKGSDAAKVERDPVCDRSKRPKIFKVEPDEAKPGQKVTIKGENFGTKECFHGVAFSAAGPAKIDHTFLNDSTIEATVPDVRPGMSFIDVVAGGGNARSKGFLVQAK from the coding sequence ATGTGGCGATCATCGTGGTTCATGCTCCTGGGACTCATCGGATCCATCACGTTAGCCATCCCCCTCGCCTCTGCGGAGGAGCCAGGCGCGATGGTGGACGGTGCAGGCTTCACCCTCTACGGGACTGAATCCATCAAGGGGTCCGATGCGGCGAAAGTCGAGCGGGACCCGGTCTGCGACCGGAGCAAACGGCCCAAAATCTTCAAGGTCGAGCCGGACGAAGCCAAACCTGGCCAGAAAGTGACCATCAAAGGCGAGAATTTCGGGACCAAAGAATGTTTCCACGGAGTGGCCTTTAGCGCGGCTGGGCCAGCCAAAATCGACCATACCTTTCTCAACGACAGCACCATCGAAGCCACGGTTCCTGACGTCCGGCCCGGCATGTCGTTCATCGATGTAGTCGCCGGCGGCGGCAATGCCCGCTCAAAGGGATTCCTCGTCCAAGCCAAGTAA
- the oadA gene encoding sodium-extruding oxaloacetate decarboxylase subunit alpha: protein MATRRPSKKQAPKKRTAGPAARTSKARAKVSPELTIQPAPGKPILITEVALRDGHQSLLATRMRTEDMLPIAMKLDAVGYWSLEVWGGATFDTCLRFLKEDPWERLRALRAAMPNTKLQMLLRGQNLVGYRHYADDVLERFIERSAANGIDVFRIFDALNDIRNLERAMREVKACGKHVEAAISYTISPVHSIDRFVDMAKKLEDLGTNTLCIKDMAGLLAPLDAYHLVRRIKAAVKVPVHLHSHYTSGMASMTSLMAILGGLDMLDTSISPLAGGTSHPATETMVASLRNTPYDTGLDLASFLPITEHFRTVRRKYRQFESEFTGVDAEILTSQIPGGMLSNLAAQLTEQNALDRIKEVLDEVPRVRKDMGYPPLVTPTSQIVGTQATLNVLTGERYKVITTETKNYFLGLYGRAPGPVDLDIMARAIGNEQPIKTRPADRLEPELEAIKKDLPASATTVEDQLSFTLFPAIARDFFEAREKGDLALAPLESFSPSGPATATELHLAPAEFNVTVHGETYHVKVSGSGRKVDGRKPYYIRVNDKLEEVSLEPIQEILAGVPEAPNADTNAKRKRPRPSKPGDVAPPMPGRVVKVLVAVGAVVKTGTPLLIIEAMKMESQVPAPIDGTVTAILVAEGDNVKTDETVIQLD from the coding sequence ATGGCGACACGACGACCCTCGAAAAAACAGGCTCCCAAGAAGCGGACAGCCGGACCAGCAGCCCGGACATCGAAGGCCCGCGCCAAAGTCAGCCCTGAGCTGACCATCCAACCGGCGCCCGGCAAGCCCATTCTGATTACTGAGGTCGCCTTGCGCGACGGCCATCAGTCGCTCCTGGCCACGCGCATGCGGACAGAAGACATGCTGCCGATCGCCATGAAACTTGACGCCGTCGGCTACTGGTCGCTGGAGGTCTGGGGTGGCGCCACCTTCGATACCTGCCTGCGTTTCCTCAAAGAAGATCCCTGGGAACGGCTCCGCGCGTTACGCGCCGCCATGCCCAACACCAAGCTCCAAATGCTGCTCCGCGGACAGAACCTGGTCGGCTATCGGCACTATGCCGACGATGTGCTGGAACGGTTCATCGAACGGTCCGCCGCCAATGGCATCGACGTCTTCCGCATTTTCGACGCGCTGAACGATATCCGCAACCTCGAACGGGCCATGCGGGAAGTGAAGGCCTGCGGAAAACATGTCGAAGCCGCCATCAGCTATACCATCAGTCCCGTCCACAGCATCGACCGGTTTGTGGACATGGCAAAAAAGCTGGAAGACTTGGGGACCAACACGCTCTGCATCAAAGACATGGCCGGACTCCTGGCGCCGCTCGACGCCTATCACCTCGTCCGCCGTATCAAAGCCGCGGTGAAGGTCCCGGTCCATTTACACTCGCACTACACTTCGGGTATGGCCTCGATGACCTCCCTGATGGCGATCCTGGGCGGTCTGGACATGCTGGATACCTCCATCTCGCCCCTGGCTGGCGGCACCTCGCACCCGGCGACGGAAACCATGGTCGCCTCGCTGCGCAACACGCCGTACGATACAGGCCTGGACCTCGCCTCGTTCCTCCCGATCACCGAACATTTCCGCACCGTGCGCCGAAAGTATCGGCAGTTCGAAAGCGAGTTCACCGGAGTCGATGCCGAGATCCTCACCTCGCAGATTCCCGGCGGCATGCTCTCGAATCTCGCGGCGCAACTGACCGAGCAAAATGCGCTCGATCGGATCAAAGAAGTCCTGGATGAAGTGCCGCGCGTCCGCAAGGACATGGGCTATCCCCCGCTCGTCACTCCGACCAGTCAGATCGTGGGCACCCAAGCCACACTCAACGTCCTGACGGGCGAGCGATACAAAGTCATTACCACGGAAACGAAGAACTACTTCCTCGGACTCTACGGGCGGGCGCCTGGACCGGTCGATCTCGACATCATGGCCCGCGCGATCGGGAATGAACAGCCGATTAAAACAAGGCCGGCCGATCGGCTGGAGCCTGAACTTGAAGCCATCAAAAAAGACCTGCCAGCCTCGGCGACCACAGTGGAAGATCAGCTGTCCTTCACCCTCTTCCCTGCCATCGCGCGAGACTTTTTCGAAGCGCGAGAAAAGGGAGATCTGGCGCTGGCGCCGCTCGAGAGTTTCTCGCCCAGCGGGCCGGCCACGGCGACAGAACTCCATTTGGCCCCCGCAGAATTCAACGTCACGGTCCACGGGGAAACCTACCATGTGAAGGTCTCAGGATCCGGGCGGAAGGTCGACGGGCGCAAACCCTACTACATCCGGGTCAACGACAAACTCGAAGAGGTCTCGCTGGAACCGATCCAGGAGATTCTGGCCGGCGTGCCTGAAGCCCCCAACGCTGACACCAATGCCAAACGCAAACGGCCCAGGCCCTCCAAACCGGGCGACGTGGCCCCCCCGATGCCGGGGCGAGTCGTCAAAGTGCTGGTCGCGGTCGGCGCCGTAGTGAAGACCGGAACGCCCCTCCTGATCATCGAAGCCATGAAGATGGAAAGCCAGGTCCCGGCGCCGATCGACGGGACAGTCACCGCCATCCTGGTCGCCGAAGGAGACAACGTAAAGACGGATGAAACAGTCATCCAACTGGACTAG
- the hemG gene encoding protoporphyrinogen oxidase, whose product MNNLRTVAVIGGGISGLSTAYALQERAAAAGIPIRCTVVDASPSWGGKIVTHRVGDLVTEAGPDSFLSQKTAAIELCAKLGLTDQLINTNETSKRACVFSQGRLRELPEGLVVISPNQLGPFLRSGLLSWSGLARMGLDLAMPVKRSSSDESLACFFRRRMGRQAFERMLEPLMAGIYAGDAEQMSVQATFPRFVELEQQYGSVIRGMMTARKAGPPAASTGPKRTMFVSLKNGLSDLVDALVRRLTDQGVTLRSGTVVDALRVRSHQPGRWMYDVILNDGSALSVDSLVLATPAYVSAELVRPLTPIAGGLMDLIPYASTATIAMAYPRAAVAGAAEGFGFVVPRAEGRDLIAATWTSLKWPHRAPADQLLVRCYVGGVGREAILQLDDRALVSRVREELASMCGVTAEPNYVEVNRWMKAMPQYTLGHLERLNQIEAALSRYGGLVLTGAGYRGVGIPDCIRDGAVAADRVVRYLSGERS is encoded by the coding sequence GTGAACAATCTTCGTACAGTGGCTGTTATCGGTGGAGGGATCTCTGGTCTCTCGACTGCCTATGCCCTTCAGGAAAGGGCTGCGGCTGCCGGCATCCCGATCCGTTGCACGGTCGTTGATGCCTCGCCCTCTTGGGGAGGCAAGATCGTTACCCATCGGGTCGGCGATCTGGTTACGGAGGCAGGTCCCGATTCCTTCCTGTCTCAGAAAACGGCCGCCATCGAACTCTGTGCCAAGCTGGGGCTGACCGATCAGCTCATTAACACCAACGAGACTAGCAAGAGGGCCTGTGTCTTCTCGCAGGGCCGTCTGCGTGAACTTCCTGAGGGATTAGTCGTCATCTCTCCCAATCAGCTGGGACCCTTTCTCCGGAGCGGACTCTTGAGCTGGTCCGGCCTTGCAAGGATGGGGCTGGATCTGGCGATGCCGGTGAAACGGTCGTCCAGCGACGAGTCTCTGGCCTGCTTTTTTCGGCGACGCATGGGCCGCCAGGCCTTCGAACGGATGCTCGAGCCCTTGATGGCCGGCATCTATGCGGGGGATGCGGAGCAGATGAGCGTGCAGGCGACCTTCCCGAGATTTGTCGAGTTGGAGCAACAGTACGGCAGTGTGATTCGCGGGATGATGACGGCCAGGAAGGCTGGCCCACCCGCCGCGTCTACCGGTCCGAAGCGCACGATGTTCGTGAGTCTCAAGAATGGCTTGTCGGATCTGGTCGATGCCTTGGTCCGTCGATTGACGGACCAAGGCGTGACGCTCAGGAGCGGCACGGTTGTCGATGCCCTCCGCGTGCGCTCTCATCAGCCAGGCCGCTGGATGTATGATGTCATCCTCAATGACGGCTCGGCCCTGTCCGTGGACAGCCTCGTGTTGGCCACGCCGGCTTATGTGTCGGCTGAGCTGGTGCGTCCGCTTACGCCGATTGCCGGAGGCTTGATGGACCTGATTCCCTATGCCTCCACGGCGACGATCGCGATGGCCTATCCTCGCGCCGCGGTCGCAGGGGCGGCAGAAGGATTCGGCTTTGTCGTGCCGCGGGCGGAAGGCCGCGACCTCATTGCCGCGACCTGGACCTCGCTCAAGTGGCCCCATCGGGCTCCGGCTGATCAGTTACTCGTCCGTTGTTATGTCGGAGGAGTCGGGCGCGAGGCCATTTTGCAATTGGATGACCGGGCTTTGGTGTCGCGGGTGAGGGAAGAGCTTGCCAGCATGTGCGGCGTGACAGCGGAACCAAACTATGTGGAAGTCAATCGCTGGATGAAGGCGATGCCGCAATATACGTTGGGACATCTCGAACGGTTGAATCAAATCGAAGCGGCGCTCAGCCGCTATGGGGGCCTGGTGCTTACAGGCGCAGGCTATCGTGGCGTCGGAATTCCGGACTGTATTCGTGACGGGGCTGTTGCGGCCGATCGGGTCGTGCGCTATCTGTCCGGAGAACGATCGTAA
- the hemH gene encoding ferrochelatase yields the protein MPESKRPTAVLLMAMGGPDSLENVEPFLLDVRGGRPTPPELVEEIRERYRATGGKSPAVGISKDVAKKLEQRLNESGDERYRVYVGLRHWHPFIKETYAELLGDEPEQIIGLCLAPQQSSLSTGAYRKKVEEAQAALQSACPVSYVGSWHKHPGLVAAIVENIQQALLKFPAAVRATVPVLFTAHSLPERIVAMKDPYPAEVQGTVEAVTALLGDRPTRFAYQSQGRSGEKWLGPTVESAVEELAREGHQYVLVAPIGFLCDHVETLYDIDIELKRLAAGLGLQLERIPMLNDSAALVDTLVSVLKAHESSLCSTS from the coding sequence ATGCCGGAATCAAAACGCCCGACTGCCGTGCTCCTCATGGCGATGGGTGGGCCGGATAGTTTGGAGAATGTGGAGCCGTTCCTGCTGGATGTGCGGGGAGGCCGTCCCACACCGCCGGAACTGGTCGAAGAGATTCGGGAACGGTATCGGGCTACGGGCGGAAAGTCCCCGGCGGTCGGGATCTCCAAGGATGTCGCGAAGAAGCTCGAACAGCGGTTGAACGAGTCAGGCGATGAACGGTATCGGGTCTACGTCGGGTTGCGGCATTGGCATCCCTTCATCAAAGAGACCTATGCTGAATTGCTGGGCGACGAGCCTGAACAGATTATCGGTCTCTGTCTGGCCCCGCAACAATCCTCTCTGAGCACTGGCGCGTACCGGAAAAAAGTTGAAGAAGCCCAGGCGGCGCTGCAGAGTGCCTGTCCGGTCAGTTACGTCGGCAGTTGGCACAAGCATCCAGGACTCGTCGCGGCTATTGTCGAAAATATCCAACAGGCCCTGCTGAAGTTTCCTGCCGCTGTGCGGGCGACGGTGCCTGTGCTCTTTACCGCGCATAGTTTGCCGGAGCGGATCGTGGCGATGAAGGATCCCTATCCCGCCGAGGTGCAGGGCACGGTTGAGGCGGTGACCGCGTTGCTGGGTGACAGGCCTACGCGGTTCGCCTATCAAAGCCAGGGCCGGTCGGGAGAGAAATGGCTGGGGCCGACGGTGGAGTCGGCGGTGGAAGAGCTGGCTCGTGAAGGCCATCAATATGTACTGGTGGCGCCGATCGGGTTTCTCTGCGACCATGTGGAAACGCTCTACGATATCGATATCGAATTGAAACGGCTTGCGGCTGGGTTAGGCCTCCAGCTTGAACGTATCCCCATGTTGAATGATTCGGCTGCGCTCGTCGATACCCTGGTCTCTGTACTCAAGGCCCACGAATCATCGCTCTGCAGTACCTCGTGA
- a CDS encoding substrate-binding domain-containing protein has translation MIARLALSLSLSLLLSWGIAPFVLAEVAGNLIIAGNGPELTTIEPLARAFEKANPRAYLDVVWDGNSRPVEMVKSGQAHIAITGTAAQDLSATPIAWDGIGILVHLSNLTKELTKQQAADIFSGKITMWSELGGLDTKILVIDRPRNQNVREAFESQLGITGKITSSAKVIGPDEQVIKTVVGTLPPLSAVAYLSLSQGLSVVASGVAVKLVPIDKIEPEGPTVKDGRYPLRRPVLLLAKKEPHPLAEAFIQFALSQAGQQLIAETYIPINEK, from the coding sequence ATGATCGCGAGACTCGCCCTCTCGCTAAGCCTCAGCCTTCTCCTTAGCTGGGGTATAGCCCCTTTCGTCCTGGCGGAAGTCGCCGGGAACCTCATCATCGCCGGCAACGGACCGGAACTAACGACCATCGAACCCCTCGCCCGCGCCTTTGAAAAAGCCAACCCGCGCGCCTATCTCGATGTCGTCTGGGACGGCAATTCGAGGCCAGTTGAGATGGTCAAGTCCGGCCAGGCCCACATTGCCATCACGGGAACGGCAGCCCAGGATCTCTCGGCAACGCCCATCGCGTGGGATGGCATCGGCATTCTCGTGCACCTCTCCAACCTCACGAAAGAGCTTACGAAACAACAAGCTGCCGACATTTTCTCCGGCAAAATCACGATGTGGTCAGAACTCGGCGGGCTGGATACGAAAATATTGGTCATCGACCGGCCTCGCAACCAAAACGTCCGCGAGGCCTTTGAATCGCAGCTCGGCATTACCGGCAAGATCACCAGCAGCGCGAAGGTCATCGGCCCAGATGAGCAGGTCATCAAGACCGTCGTGGGGACATTACCCCCCTTGTCTGCGGTCGCCTACCTGTCCCTCAGCCAAGGCTTGTCCGTCGTCGCAAGCGGCGTCGCGGTCAAACTCGTGCCCATCGACAAGATCGAACCGGAGGGCCCCACCGTCAAGGACGGCCGCTATCCGCTCCGGCGCCCGGTCCTTCTTCTGGCTAAGAAGGAGCCCCATCCCCTGGCTGAGGCCTTCATCCAGTTCGCCCTGTCCCAGGCAGGCCAACAACTCATTGCCGAAACGTACATTCCCATCAACGAGAAATAG
- a CDS encoding acyl-CoA desaturase: MSQVPAQQTTKAQVIWLTVLRWFDSWAGIDTMKVEGPPKMDWIRCFPLIAVHIMCLGIIWVGWSWIAVAVATAFYFVRMFAITGWYHRYFSHRTFKTSRACQFAFAVLAGSCAQRGPLWWAGHHRHHHIASDTPDDVHSPLHGGFLWSHMGWFTSQTHFAPRLKNIADFAKFPELRFLDRFDILVPTIAGFGMFGLGMLLEAYAPGLGTNGPQMLIWGFFVSTVALVHGTCTINSLSHVYGSQRYETGDTSRNNFLLALITMGEGWHNNHHYYPASTRQGFYWWEIDMTYYCLRMMEMVGLVWDIKDVPIYVREGKSKQDAIAV, translated from the coding sequence ATGTCCCAAGTACCTGCTCAACAGACCACCAAAGCCCAGGTCATCTGGTTGACGGTTCTCCGCTGGTTCGACTCCTGGGCCGGGATTGACACCATGAAAGTCGAGGGTCCGCCCAAGATGGACTGGATCCGTTGTTTCCCCCTGATCGCCGTCCACATCATGTGTCTCGGCATTATCTGGGTGGGATGGAGCTGGATCGCCGTCGCCGTCGCCACAGCCTTTTATTTCGTGCGAATGTTCGCCATCACCGGCTGGTACCACCGTTATTTTTCGCACCGGACCTTTAAAACCTCCCGCGCCTGCCAATTTGCCTTTGCGGTCTTGGCCGGCTCCTGCGCCCAGCGCGGCCCCCTCTGGTGGGCCGGGCACCATCGCCATCACCACATCGCATCGGACACACCGGATGACGTCCATTCCCCGCTGCACGGAGGATTTCTCTGGTCCCACATGGGCTGGTTCACGTCGCAAACGCACTTTGCCCCCCGGCTGAAGAACATCGCGGACTTTGCGAAGTTCCCTGAACTCCGGTTCCTGGACCGTTTCGACATCCTCGTCCCCACCATCGCCGGGTTCGGGATGTTCGGGCTGGGCATGTTGCTGGAAGCCTACGCGCCGGGCCTCGGCACCAACGGCCCGCAGATGTTGATTTGGGGCTTCTTCGTGTCGACGGTGGCGCTGGTCCACGGGACCTGCACCATCAACTCCCTGTCGCATGTCTATGGTTCGCAGCGCTACGAAACAGGTGATACCAGCCGCAATAACTTCTTGCTGGCGCTGATTACAATGGGCGAAGGATGGCACAACAACCACCACTACTATCCCGCCTCCACCCGGCAGGGATTCTACTGGTGGGAAATCGACATGACCTACTATTGCCTGAGGATGATGGAAATGGTGGGACTGGTCTGGGATATCAAGGATGTGCCGATCTACGTCCGCGAAGGAAAGAGCAAGCAGGACGCCATCGCGGTCTAA
- a CDS encoding DMT family transporter → MPRFALLLTTLIWGATFPATKAALEQIPPLSFLFLRFLLGTILVGAVFVLWRRRLHREPAVLRAGAIATCWLFLGYVLQTVGLHYTTASNSAFITALYVVIVPLVLRRFDRRVWVATGIATVGLWLLVKPSASGNLGDLLTLGCALAFAAHIACLERFTREVDAPSLFAWQMMAMVVLLLPILLIERAPAEAFAPTSMLLIGLGITGGLATGAFAVQMWVQRILPAQQVALIFASEPAYAAWLSWYFLGETLDLQGWVGSALILVAVLVGSWGSGSTSPESPVRVVQPA, encoded by the coding sequence ATGCCACGATTTGCGCTCCTCCTGACAACGCTCATTTGGGGCGCGACGTTTCCCGCGACGAAAGCGGCGCTGGAGCAAATTCCCCCGCTCTCGTTTCTCTTCCTTCGATTTCTCCTGGGCACCATCCTGGTCGGAGCCGTGTTTGTGCTGTGGCGGCGGCGCTTGCATCGCGAGCCGGCTGTCTTGCGGGCTGGCGCGATTGCCACCTGCTGGCTCTTTCTCGGCTACGTCCTCCAAACGGTCGGACTCCACTACACCACGGCATCGAACTCCGCGTTCATCACGGCGCTCTATGTCGTCATCGTGCCGTTGGTCCTGCGCCGATTCGACCGGCGGGTGTGGGTGGCCACCGGGATTGCGACGGTGGGGCTTTGGCTGCTGGTGAAGCCCAGTGCATCAGGAAATCTCGGCGATCTGTTGACGCTCGGCTGTGCGCTGGCGTTTGCCGCGCACATTGCCTGTCTCGAACGGTTTACCCGCGAAGTCGATGCGCCGTCCCTGTTTGCCTGGCAGATGATGGCGATGGTCGTCTTGCTGCTGCCCATCCTGTTGATTGAACGGGCGCCGGCTGAGGCCTTTGCTCCGACGTCGATGCTGCTCATCGGGCTTGGGATAACCGGAGGACTTGCGACCGGAGCCTTTGCGGTTCAAATGTGGGTGCAGCGTATTTTGCCCGCGCAGCAAGTCGCCTTGATCTTTGCCTCAGAGCCGGCCTATGCCGCTTGGCTGTCCTGGTACTTTTTAGGGGAAACCTTGGATCTGCAGGGCTGGGTTGGCAGTGCCCTTATTCTCGTCGCGGTACTGGTGGGTTCATGGGGCAGCGGCTCCACGTCGCCTGAGTCGCCGGTCAGGGTGGTTCAACCGGCATAG
- the hemE gene encoding uroporphyrinogen decarboxylase: MINDRFLKACRREPVDCTPVWFMRQAGRYMAEYRALRAKHSMLELCKTPELAAQVTLQPIDRFPLDAAIIFADILLPLEPMGLNLEFAEGEGPVIHNPVRDHAAVERLNVIDGGELDYVAEAIRQARRALNGRVPLIGFAGAPFTLASYAIEGGSSRNYLLTKQMMYCEPKTWHLLMDKFARVITGYLRQQIKAGAQAIQLFDSWVGCLSVGDYVEYVLPHVQLIFEGLKREGVPMIHFGTGTSAMLRQMRQAGGDVIGVDWRIPLDEAWAIVGHDVAVQGNLDPLTLYAPLPEIERRVEDILCRAGGRPGHIFNLGHGILPTTPIEHVAAAIDMVHRLSKK, encoded by the coding sequence ATGATAAATGATCGTTTCCTTAAAGCGTGCCGACGTGAGCCGGTTGACTGTACGCCGGTCTGGTTCATGCGCCAGGCTGGCCGTTATATGGCCGAATATCGGGCTCTTCGGGCGAAACATTCGATGCTGGAGTTGTGCAAGACGCCGGAATTGGCGGCGCAAGTCACGCTGCAGCCGATCGATCGTTTTCCGCTCGATGCCGCCATTATCTTCGCCGACATCCTGCTGCCGCTTGAGCCGATGGGGCTCAACCTGGAGTTTGCGGAGGGCGAGGGGCCGGTCATCCATAATCCGGTGCGGGACCATGCGGCGGTTGAACGGCTCAACGTCATCGATGGGGGCGAGCTTGATTATGTGGCCGAAGCCATCCGTCAGGCGCGCCGCGCCCTGAATGGGCGGGTGCCGCTGATTGGATTTGCCGGGGCGCCCTTCACCCTCGCCAGCTATGCGATCGAGGGCGGGAGTTCACGGAACTATCTCCTCACCAAACAGATGATGTATTGCGAGCCGAAGACCTGGCACCTGCTCATGGACAAGTTCGCGCGGGTCATCACCGGCTATCTGCGTCAGCAAATCAAGGCCGGGGCGCAGGCAATTCAGCTGTTTGATAGTTGGGTGGGCTGTCTCTCGGTCGGCGATTATGTTGAATATGTGCTGCCGCATGTCCAATTGATTTTCGAGGGGTTGAAACGGGAAGGCGTGCCGATGATTCATTTCGGCACGGGGACCTCGGCCATGCTGCGCCAGATGCGGCAGGCGGGGGGCGATGTCATCGGAGTCGACTGGCGCATTCCTCTGGATGAGGCTTGGGCGATCGTGGGCCATGACGTGGCGGTGCAAGGCAATCTCGATCCCTTGACCCTCTATGCCCCGTTGCCTGAAATCGAACGGCGCGTCGAAGATATTTTGTGCAGAGCCGGCGGTCGCCCTGGGCATATTTTCAACTTGGGCCATGGGATTTTGCCGACGACGCCGATCGAGCATGTGGCGGCGGCCATTGATATGGTGCACCGGTTAAGTAAAAAGTAA
- a CDS encoding zinc ribbon domain-containing protein, whose product MPIYEYRCGKCEKQFDATQSVHVRVEDTVCPHCSAQDATRLMSASTTLVKGTHKTGFAEQKAYNMLDERMDKFAKLPPLMGKRAAPETAAPPDASTGGVTEH is encoded by the coding sequence ATGCCGATCTACGAATATCGTTGTGGCAAATGCGAGAAGCAGTTCGACGCCACCCAATCAGTCCATGTCAGAGTAGAAGACACCGTCTGCCCCCATTGTAGCGCCCAGGACGCCACGCGGCTCATGTCCGCCAGCACAACATTGGTCAAAGGCACCCACAAGACCGGCTTTGCCGAACAAAAAGCCTACAACATGCTGGACGAGCGGATGGACAAGTTCGCCAAATTGCCGCCGTTGATGGGGAAACGCGCCGCCCCCGAGACTGCCGCACCGCCAGACGCTTCCACCGGCGGCGTCACGGAGCACTGA
- the accC gene encoding acetyl-CoA carboxylase biotin carboxylase subunit, which translates to MFKKILVANRGEIAMRIIRACRELNIATAAIYSEADSTGIYVKKADEAYMVGPGPVKGFLDSQQIVDLALRIGADAIHPGYGFLSENAQFAQLCQTSGVTFIGPSPHAIDLMGSKVKARELAKRVGVPIVPGTEGGVTDVNEALAFAKDTGYPVMIKASAGGGGRGLRVVRSDAELRENMAVASREAQASFGDGSIFLEKYIERPHHIEFQILADRHGNIIHLGERDCSIQRRHQKLIEIAPSLILTPQLRAEMGDAAITIAKAVDYDNAGTVEFLLDQDGRYYFIEMNPRLQVEHTVTEQITAIDIVRNQIAIAAGKPLDITQQQVTLQGHSIQCRINAEDPKNNFRPCAGTITAYLSPGGIGVRIDGAVYKDYTVPPYYDALLAKLTVRGRTWEETVSRMRRSLEEYVLRGVKTTIPFMKEIMQEEDFMAGRFDTSYLETHPALFNYHEFEQPEDLVLALSAAIAAYEGL; encoded by the coding sequence ATGTTCAAGAAAATCCTGGTGGCCAATCGCGGCGAAATCGCCATGCGGATTATCCGCGCCTGCCGCGAATTGAACATCGCCACCGCCGCCATCTACTCCGAAGCCGACTCGACCGGCATCTACGTCAAAAAGGCGGACGAGGCCTATATGGTCGGGCCTGGACCGGTCAAAGGCTTCCTGGACAGCCAGCAGATCGTCGACCTGGCCCTACGGATCGGCGCCGACGCTATCCATCCAGGCTATGGATTTCTCTCGGAAAATGCCCAATTCGCGCAACTCTGCCAAACCTCCGGCGTGACCTTCATCGGCCCCTCGCCCCATGCCATCGATTTGATGGGCAGCAAAGTCAAAGCGCGCGAGTTAGCCAAGCGGGTCGGCGTCCCGATCGTCCCCGGCACCGAAGGCGGCGTCACCGACGTCAACGAAGCCTTGGCCTTTGCGAAAGACACCGGCTACCCGGTCATGATCAAAGCCAGCGCAGGCGGGGGCGGACGCGGCCTTCGAGTCGTGCGGTCCGATGCCGAACTCCGCGAGAACATGGCGGTCGCCTCCCGGGAGGCTCAAGCCTCCTTCGGCGACGGCAGCATCTTTCTTGAAAAGTATATCGAACGGCCGCACCACATCGAATTCCAGATTCTGGCCGACCGGCATGGCAACATCATCCACCTGGGTGAGCGGGATTGCTCGATCCAACGCCGGCACCAGAAGCTCATCGAAATCGCCCCCTCGCTGATTCTGACGCCGCAGCTGCGCGCCGAGATGGGCGACGCGGCCATCACCATCGCCAAAGCCGTCGACTACGACAATGCCGGCACCGTCGAGTTCCTCCTCGATCAGGACGGACGCTATTACTTCATCGAGATGAACCCGCGCCTCCAGGTCGAGCACACCGTCACGGAGCAGATCACGGCGATCGACATCGTGCGCAATCAGATCGCCATTGCCGCGGGCAAGCCGCTCGACATTACGCAACAGCAAGTCACGCTCCAAGGCCATTCCATCCAATGCCGCATCAACGCCGAAGACCCCAAGAATAACTTCCGCCCTTGCGCCGGCACGATCACCGCCTATCTCTCGCCGGGCGGGATCGGAGTGCGCATCGACGGAGCGGTCTACAAGGACTATACGGTGCCGCCCTACTATGACGCCCTCTTGGCCAAACTCACCGTGCGCGGCCGCACCTGGGAAGAAACCGTCAGCCGCATGAGACGCTCGCTGGAAGAATATGTCTTGCGCGGGGTCAAGACGACGATCCCCTTCATGAAGGAGATCATGCAGGAGGAGGACTTCATGGCAGGACGGTTCGACACCTCTTACTTAGAGACGCATCCGGCTCTCTTCAACTACCATGAATTCGAGCAACCAGAGGATCTGGTGCTGGCGCTCTCCGCCGCCATCGCTGCCTACGAAGGGCTGTAG